A section of the Quercus lobata isolate SW786 unplaced genomic scaffold, ValleyOak3.0 Primary Assembly Scq3eQI_100, whole genome shotgun sequence genome encodes:
- the LOC115972959 gene encoding F-box protein At4g00893-like, producing MEHSWGFNVYSLCSFHLPIENQSHVTYNKIEGKELNDAVICASKFDWLLLQKSTLSFFYNPYTKTIIKLPDLDINFNRSTFSSVPTSPDCVCFAIQSSKNSSKMWLSTCQPGDRKWSTTVKFAGPKRAVEDVVYSNGTFYCVFTGGALGAFCVVHRYWSMLMDVNLVPGILSDTRGHMVESNGQLWLVYRSSSMCFRVFNFDWSEKTWDETYTLGCQAFFLGCTSFSVSAEGETAGFAERIYYHCDTYSSYYSLKTKQSHQCTFYPWVTERGPERVWIQPPKIWSKLV from the coding sequence ATGGAACACAGTTGGGGTTTTAATGTCTACAGTTTATGTAGCTTTCACCTCCCAATTGAAAATCAAAGTCACGTCACTTACAACAAGATTGAGGGGAAAGAGTTGAATGATGCAGTCATATGtgcttcaaagtttgattgGTTGCTTTTACAGAAATCTACATTGTCATTCTTCTACAATCCTTATACAAAGACTATAATCAAACTACCTGATCTTGACATCAACTTCAATCGAAGTACATTTTCCTCGGTCCCAACTTCTCCTGATTGTGTTTGCTTTGCAATTCAAAGTTCCAAAAACAGTAGCAAAATGTGGCTAAGCACATGTCAACCTGGTGACCGCAAATGGAGCACCACAGTCAAGTTTGCTGGTCCTAAAAGGGCAGTTGAGGATGTGGTTTACAGTAATGGAACTTTTTACTGTGTTTTTACAGGAGGAGCATTGGGGGCCTTTTGTGTTGTACACCGTTATTGGAGTATGCTCATGGATGTGAATTTGGTTCCTGGGATATTGTCTGACACAAGGGGTCATATGGTAGAGTCTAATGGGCAGCTCTGGTTAGTGTATCGTTCTAGTTCTATGTGTTTCAgagttttcaattttgattggTCAGAAAAGACTTGGGATGAGACATATACATTGGGATGTCAAGCATTTTTTCTCGGTTGTACCTCATTCTCAGTTTCAGCAGAAGGAGAAACTGCAGGTTTTGCAGAGAGGATTTATTATCATTGTGATACTTACAGTTCCTATTACTCGTTGAAGACTAAGCAGAGTCATCAATGTACATTTTATCCATGGGTAACTGAACGCGGGCCTGAGAGAGTTTGGATTCAACCTCCTAAGATATGGTCTAAATTGGTTTGA